Below is a window of Mus caroli chromosome 2, CAROLI_EIJ_v1.1, whole genome shotgun sequence DNA.
CTCTGGAGTGACCTGGGAGGGGCTGTGGGTACTTTATGTTCTAAAACTGAAGCCCTAGGGAGCAGGTGGAAGCCTTGGGGTTTAATGACCCAAAACAGGTCTCTACACTATAGATGAGGCAGGTGGGCCTCTGAAGACCTAAGGGTGTATCCTTGTAGGTTCTGTGGATGCTAGGCTAGGCTGACAATGCCCAAGTCTTTCTACTGGCACCTGTGCTCACAGCTACTAGGAGGCGGCAGCATCAGAGACTCTGGGTGGCACCTGGACCCTTTGTGTCCAATTTGGGAAGGTGTGTCTAAATAGCTTCAATAGTGTATGCTGGAAACTGTCCACCAAGCCTGGGACCAACTCTTTGTTCCCTCTAGGTGGTGGCATCTCAAGCTACGCAAATGACCCTTCTAGGGCAGGCCAGAGTCTGGTTGAATGTCTTGAACAGGCACTTCGGGATGTGCCCAAAGACAGATATGCCAGCACTCCACTCTACCTGGGAGCTACAGCAGGCATGCGCCTACTCAAGTGAGTACTTATACCCAGGGGCCTGCACAGCTCTTCAGCAGAGTAGAACTCTCCTCCCAGAGCAAGCTCTCAGGAGGGCAAGCCTGGCAGAGGGCACCTGGGATGAGCTCCATCagagtccccctccccccattccacAGCCTCACCAGCCCAGAGGCCACAGCCAAGGTGCTGGAGGCAGTGACACAGACGCTCACACGGTACCCCTTTGACTTCCGTGGTGCCCGCATCCTCTCGGGACAGGATGAAGGGGTGTTTGGCTGGGTGACTGCCAACTACCTGCTGGAGAACTTCATCAAGGTGGGCCCTGCAGCCCAAAGAACCTGGGGTCCTGCCAGCCTTGCTAGCTCACAGTCTTAATCCAACCTCTGTTCTCCACAGTATGGCTGGGTAGGCCGGTGGATACGGCCAAGGAAGGGAACACTGGGGGCCATGGACCTTGGGGGTGCCTCAACACAGATCACCTTTGAGACAACCAGTCCATCTGAAGATCCAGATAATGAGGTCCATTTGCGGCTCTATGGCCAGCATTACCGTGTCTATACCCATAGCTTCCTCTGCTATGGCCGGGACCAGGTTCTCCAGAGGCTTCTGGCCAGTGCCCTCCAGGTGTGTCTACAAACTCAACCACAACACCATACTGGTGCCttctggaggaagggagggagaagggacaaAAGGCAACAGGGCAGGGCCAAAAAGCAACTCATACTGAGCTCAGGAACCTTAAGAGAGGCCTCCTTTCCCCATGGCTATACACATAGCAGTGAGGCCCACAGTGGGTTTCTGTCTCCATGATGATGTCTGCCTTTAGCCTCAAACAACATCTAGCTTCTTCAGCTAGGTGTGCCTCAGCTtgaagacaggcagagaggaaCTTGGTGGTATAAAGAGctaggaatggggggggggtgagaattAGGAGAGCCAGGGAGTTATCTCAGAACCTTGAATACCTGGCCAAAAGGTTTGCTGTTTGTCCATCAGGTAACGGTTGCCATGGTTgttcacaaacacaaaaatgatgCTGCCCAAGTTGGACTTATGAACAGTTCATCATGCTGCCTCTCTGCGGTGGGGTGGAAGGCAATGGCTCGAGTGGGGAATTCTATCTGTACTCTCACTAACTCCCCAGATCCATCGCTTCCACCCCTGCTGGCCAAAGGGCTACTCCACCCAAGTGCTGCTCCGGGAAGTCTACCAGTCTCCATGCACTATGGGTCAGCGTCCCCAGACCTTCAACAGCAGTGCCACTGTCAGCCTGTCAGGGACCAGCAACGCTGCCCTCTGTCGTGACCTCGTCTCTGGGCTCTTCAACATCTCCTCCTGTCCCTTTTCCCAATGCTCCTTCAATGGGGTCTTCCAGCCTCCCGTGGCTGGGAACTTCATAGTGAGTCCGGGTGGATGGATGTGGGGACGGGAGACCCTAAGCATGTGGTGACACGGTGACTGCACACCCTTTTCTCCCACAGGCCTTTTCTGCTTTCTACTATACTGTAGACTTCCTGAAGACAGTGATGGGGCTGCCTGTGGGAACCCTGAAGCAGCTGGAGGATGCCACAGAGACCACCTGCAACCAGACCTGGGCTGAGGTGAGGCCTGTCCCCATATTCTCCACATCTGGGTAGGACACTTTCCCCTTCAATTTATCTCACCATAGAGAGACTCAGTCATTTCAGATTGCTGACTACCTCAAGAAGTAGCCGGGCTTAAGTGGGGAGCTTGGGGCTGAGTAAGCTAAATTTTCAGTGGTCTCCTCAGAGTTTGATCCTACAAATCAAGGTATGGAACACGTAGAACAGGAATTGCAACGCCTCTGTGACAACAGGACCTCAAAGTAGAAAGGGACAGAAAGGCAGGTGTCTAGGACAAAGCGTGGGAACGAGTGTCCCACTTGTGggagaggaagacacagagagactcagCAGGGATTGGGGTATGCCTGGAGAAATTGAAAACTGGGCCTGGACACGGGCTGAACAGTAGTTCCAGAAAGAATAGAGAGGCCCTGATAGCTGGAGTGTGAGGTGGCCACCATGTCTCCTAGAGAAATAAGTTCCTCTAATCTTAGGCACCCAGGAAGGTCTCAAAAAAGTGGGGCCAGTTGGTCAGAGAGCAACACTTAAACCTGGACGCCTGTTCCTTTAATTATGATGCAAGAATGCTGCTATCCTCTATTTTTCTGGTGGCCACCCTTGCTGTCCTCCTCATCCAGCTGTTGGGAGGGGAGAACACAAGGCCTTCCAGCAGTCACGAGGTTTATCCCAGAGGAGTGTCTGCCTGGGAAGGGCGTTTTGAACTAGGTCTTTCTGTGTATTTCCTGTGCATGCCTTTCTTGGCCTGAGctgtagggggagggggatgctGGACCTTGGGGGCCCGTAGCTTCTCGTGGTGTTCTTAGCTTCAGGCCCGAGTACCCGGACAGCAGACCCGCCTGCCTGACTACTGCGCTGTAGCCATGTTCATACATCAGCTATTGAGCCGTGGTTATCGCTTCGATGAGCGCTCTTTCAGCAGAGTGGTCTTCGAAAAGAAGGTGGGTAAATGGCGGGGTCAGGAGGATTCCGCGTGCGGTCTCTTTGAGGCTGATGCCACGCCCTCTCTTAGGCGGCAGACACCGCTGTCGGCTGGGCGCTGGGCTATATGCTGAATTTGACCAACCTGATTCCCGCTGACCTCCCAGGACTACGTAAGGGCACCCACTTCAGCTCCTGGGTTGCTCTCCTGCTGCTCTTCACAGTCCTGATCTTGGCGGCGTTGGTCCTGCTCTTGCGCCAGGTGCGCTCTGCCAAGTCCCCAGGCGCCCTCTAGGGGTGCGCTGGGAGCTTCTCCCAGCTCCCTGCTATCTCTCTTCCCGAGGGCATCTCTGACCCTGAAGCAGCCTGGACGGTCCTTATCTACACTCACAGAAAGTCTACGTGGGCAGCCCTGAGTGTTCTCAATTAATCCTCCGCTCTCTTCCTGGGATGTCAGGTCTCTTAGCCTGCGACTCAGGGTGAGGTCCATTCCGAGTGGAGCCTCTGTTCTGATCTTCGGGACCCTGGGTACTTTCTGTCTGGGCCTTTAGAAAGGCAAGCACCAGAGTCTACAGGCTAGGAGTCAGCTCCATGCCTACTTGTAAAAACAATTGTAATAAAAGATTTTTTCCTAGAGCAGTGAAGTGTCCATAGGGTGGGGCATCCTTTGTTGCTCGTTCCTCCTGCCAGCTGTGTTGGCTATCCGGATAAAACCTGGTCCCAAGTCAGCACTTTTCTTGCTTCCTCCCTTTCTGTACCAGACCCGAGGTAATGGAGGCACTCCTACCTACACTGGTCTGGGGTTGTCCCTGAATCTGAGTTTTCTCTGACTCAGAGAACCCTTGATGACATCCATAGGAATTGAGGCTGCACTccaagttttttttcccccccaactTACACTTGAAGTATCAGTAGACCTAAAGATCAGAGGCACCTGCATCCCACAGCCTAAGTTTCTGTAGGTGGAAAAGTGTAGCCCCGCCGGCGTAGTGgcgcatccctttaatcccatcactccggaggcagaggcaggcagatttctgagttcgaggccagcctggtctacaaagtgagttccaggacagccagtgctatacagaggaaccctgtcttggggaaaaaaaaaaaaaagtgtggactTCTCCCTTGCTTCTTTTATGGAAAATTAGCTCAGACTATTTCTGTTCAGTTCATGCCTCTTGAGGGCTGGGTTGGGATGGTAGCCGCCAGTGAGCgcatgcgcgcgcacgcacacacacacacacacacacacacagagagagagagagagagagagagagagagagagagagagaatcatttgATAAATGTATAAACCTGCACTGACAGTCTCCTCTTTAAGTTTGTGAACcttgttcttttctctgtgtgtggtttttgtgggttttttttttgcatgtgacagggtctctgtgtaaccttggctgtcctggaacttactctgtagacctggctggccttgaatttacagagatctgcttgcttctgcctccgggTGCACCACCATCGTCCAGGCCTGGTTTTcattcttaagacagggtctcattatatattcatgactgtcctggaactcgatatgtagatcaggctggtctcagcaTCTTGAGagatgagattaaaggcacgaACCACCACACTGAGCTTCAATATTGCCTTCATGACTCAACCAGGGGGAGGTCTCTGGCGGGGGTGGAGTGTGCTCACAGGGGACTGCACATGAATGGTGATCACTAGGCACCATGTATGTTCCATGTTGTGTGACTCAAGGGAGCTGAAAGCCATTACCTGGGATCATGACCACCTTGGACAGCTCCCAGACAACTGTCAACAACGTCAAGTTACTCTCGCCCCCTGGTGGTACCATTCGGGGGCGAGTCTGACTTGATCTTGTGAGCCTCTTGTGTGCTTTTCTTCGTGGCTTTAGAAAGCCCGGGTACGTCTCTGAGTACACCTGTATATCTCTCTCTATACACCTCTTTATCCTTTGTGGGATACATTTTGCAAACCTGTAAcagtcagcctagtctacatagccaGGAtttgtccctggtgttcccctagTCTAAGATCCTCCATTCTAACAGGGTGAGTGGTGAGGGGTTGGCAGTCGGACTACTAAGAAGAAGGCGTGCATCCTGGGGACGTCCACCGTTAGTCAATTCCAAGTCAGATTCTTGGGTAATGAATGAGGAGGCATCCTGCTGTAGAGGCTAGAGGGCCTGAAGCACTCAGACCTCAGACGCCTGACAAAAGGGGACCCCCCAACAGGATGCAGAGGGAGGGGGCTCAGACAAGAGGAGATGTCCCGCCCCCGCAGGTGGAGCGCGCAGGCGCACTCCCGACACTTTTCTCTGGCCGCCGCGCCTCCATCCCATCCCGGATCCATTGCCGCAACGTCAGCGCCACcgcctcctcttttcctcttcctcctccgccCCTCTCGCTTCCCGGCTTCTCTAGTCGCAGTTCCCGGAGTGGGTACCGAGCCCGGGGCCGTGGGGTGCCATGCTGCCCGGGTGGCGGCGCTGAAGCATGGCGACGCCCGTCCCTCCGCCTTCCCCGCGGCACCTGCggctgctgcggctgctgctcTCCGGCCTCATCCTAGGAGCGGCCCTGAATGGTGCCACCGCCCGCCGCCCGGGTGAGCGAGCGCTCTGGGCGCAGGCTGTTGGGCGCTCCGGGGCTGGGATTGCGGGGCGGAGAATCCTGCCCCCGGCGCCGCCCTGGTTTTCCCTGCCACCGCCCCGGCCTTACCCAGGCCCACAGGCCAGGCAGGCCCGGTCCGCTGGGCATGGATTGGGTAAACAGGTCAGGCCCGTTGAAGGCCATGCTAGATGAATCTTCTCTCGGGTCCTTGGAGGTGAATGTAGATTTCATGCGCTTTGGGTCTTTGTCTCTGGGTCCCTGAATCAGTCTGGTGTGTGTCTTTGGGTCTGCAGCCATCTGGTTTCTGGTGGCCCATCAGGGGGATcctgtgtctttgtttctgtatctctggGGCTTCCCGTTGGCAGGGTTGTTCCTGGTGTCTGTGGGCCTTGCCTGTCAGccctgtcgtgtgtgtgtgtgtgtgtgtgtgtgtgtgtgtgtgtgtagaggggttCTCATGGAAAGTCTTAAGGGTTCCAGGCCTAGGGTCTTGTTCCAACTTAGTGGGGTCAAGCTGCCCCATCCCCTGCCCTGGAGGGCATGCACCACTGTCTGAGGTCTGTGTAGTGACTGTTAGAAGAGTGTGACTCCCTGACTgggagaacattttcttttttttcgagatggtttctctgtgtagcctggctgtcctgaactcactctgtagaccaggctggcctcaatgtctgcctctgcctcccaagtgctgggattaaaggcattcgccactactgcctggctctgGGAGAGCATTCTTGACAGATGGGTCCTGAAGCCACAGGATCCAAATTGTATCTCCCCGAGGGGAGTGAAGTGGGAGAGGTTGCCCATATGTTCACTGAGTTCTTCTGGAACTATGTGTGGGAGCTGCTTTGAGCCCAgcttacagatgaggaagctgagggcatGGAGAGGTGACTGGTATGTGGACTCTAATAAGATCGGTCTGGATGTGGGACCTTAAGAGCTGGGCAAGCAACCCAAGAACTGGACTGAAGGTTGGCATGACTGGAAGAGATTCTTGAAGAGGGTGGAGTTCCAGACTGGGCCTTACCAGAGATGCTAAATAGCCTGCCTCCCTGGTGGACACCCCTCATGGATGGGACTAAGGCACAGTACTGAAGCCCTGGGCATGTGCTGGCCTCTGCCCACTGGCCTCTGTAGCTGAATGCAGAGACTTGGCATGGCCCCATACTAAGTGTCCCCTTATCACACTTAGTGCCCAGGGAGGGCCGGTAGCCTAGCATGGTTAGAAAAGCAGTTACTTTGCAGCTGCCATTGGTTCTGAGACCCAGGCTGGAGAGGGACTTTCTATCTAAGATAAAACAATAGGTGGGCTAGGGAGGCCCTACAGCTCAAAGCCAGCATTGTGCTACACCTCTAGTATAGGTCTGACTAGGTTGTTAGCACCAGGGGCAGGGACTGTCTGCCTCCCTGGAGCCCAGCTGGTGGGTGGAGCCCGTGTAAGCCTCCTAGCACAATGCTGTTTAACTCTCTCAAGTCCCAAGCTCAGATTGCTGTTCCTGGAGGCTGCTGACAGTCTATGGTGGACAGAAGGTGCCTAGCCCGGGATTCAGTGTGCCACCAGAGCTTCTGGAACTTCTTTGCAGGAGATATAGAGTGTCAGATTACAAAGGAAAGTAATgattggtggcacacgcctttaatccctgcacttgggaggcagaggcaggcggatttctgagttcgaggccagcctggtctataaagttagttccagaacagccagggctacacagagaaaccctatcttggaaaaccaaaaaccataaaacaaaaaatgaaacccccccaaaacaaaaacaaaaacaaaggaaactaaGCCAAAGTCTGTAGAAGGATATGGTTAACACATCCCATGGGGCCCACAGCATTGCCTGCAGCGTGCAGTGGAAGGAACTGGTTGGCCAGAGACACAGGCAGTTGATGGTCCCGCTGGGTATTTCCTTGGCCCTGCTGGCTTCCCAAGACAGAGACCAAAGTTCCAGGCTGGGATTATTCCTTACCTCTGAAGCAACTGAAAGTGTATACCCCataggagaaactgaggcataaaGCTCACTGCTCTATGTAGCTGCATCAGGATAGGACTGTTTGGCAAGAGAACATTGTGCTCTGGGGCCCAAGCGACAAAAATGTGACTCAGAACTATGACCTAGACTGGCATCCCCAATACCGATCAGCCCAGGCCTTTCAATGCCCTCATTGTATCTAAGCCAGTGGCATCTTAGGTCTCCCAAACCCCAGTGCCATGAAGACAAAGGCTATGCAGAGACAGCCACTGTCTTCTAGACTGAGCATTTGTTCTGTGGACTACCAGACTAACTCGAAGGTTATAGGATTATGTGCTGGGGGTCTAGAGAGGAGCACCAATGTTTAGGAGAAATGTCTATGCAGCATCCTTTGCTCCTCCAGAACCAAAGAGAGAACAGAGCTCAGTTGGCGATCTGAATGAAAGGTCCTGGCTCGCTCTGGGCCACACAAAGGTCAAAACCGAGCCTTGGAGAGCTGACTGGACATTTAGGGTCGGTTTATCCTTTAAGCATAAGGCTTAGGCCTGGGAGCAAGactgtggggagtgggtggggcaggaTAGTTCCCGTAAGATTTGGGACTGATGCTTCCTGACTCTGAGACGTGGCAATAGGAAACCAGGGAATGATTAGAGCTCAACCTGGCCAGCTCTGTGGAGGAAGGGTTCTAAGCAGAGCTGCTGCAGTAGGAGGTCGGCCAAATGGATTATGATgggccctgcctctgcttcttactCAGATGCTACCACCTGTCCTGGAAGCCTGGATTGTGCACTGAAGAGGCGGGCAAAATGCCCACCAGGGGCACATGCCTGTGGACCATGCCTTCAGTCCTTCCAGGAAGACCAGCGAGGGTTCTGTGTGCCAAGAAAACACCTATCTTCTGGTATGGCAGAGTATAGAGTTAGGGGAAATGGATGCGTGGCAtgtgtttcctccctccctcccctgccctatGGTCCATACCTAAGGATCCTAAAGCTCTGTGATAGTGGCCACCCATACCTCTGAGCATCATGGAATGCTCAAATCCAAGACCAGAGTGACAAGCCCCTCCATCCTTTCAAGATGTTGCTGAGGCAGTGTTGGACTAGGCTGAGACCTATGGCTGCTGGGTCCTCCAGGGTAAGGGATGACCCCAGGAGGAGGCCGAGAGGTCAGACTCTTAGGCTTGGACCATGACAGATCTCCCAAAGCCCTTCCAGCTGTCTACTCTTGCACCCTCTAGGCAACCTGCTCTTCTCTCTTGATCACTTATCCTGTCCCCTCACTCCCCACTCAGCATGTTGGGAGGTGCCATCCCCATGGTGGTGGCCACTGTCCTTCAGTGTATCCAGATGCCTCTTCAGGAGTGATGAGGGCTTTACCTGCGAGGTGCTGGGGATGCGGCCAGCCATGCTTCCTGGGAAGAAAGCTGAAGATTGAGTCCTGTGTGGGAGCTTTTTATTTTgggctttggtttttcaaggcagggtttctctgtgtagccctaggtatcctggaactcactctgtagaccaggctgaccttggaacccacagagatccatctgtctttgcctcccaaatactgggattaaagggcatgCACCATGCCACAGTGCGCTGAGCTTGGGAGCTTCTCTCTGGACTGTGGGGTATTAAGGGAGAACCAGTCAGGGTCCACCCTACCCCCAGCCCACCGCTGCAGGCAACTTCTTTTCTGAAGGCCTGGGAGGAGCCTACATGTTCAGGTGTGCTTTGACATTCCTCTATCCCTTCAgggcttcctgtcttctttctcttaggCAGAGCAGGTGCCTGGGGGTGGGAGAGGTAGGATGGGTATTGACTCCCAGCACTCTGACCACCCCTCTCTGCACACTAGTTAGGATGAGGTTTCCATTCCTTTATCTTCTTGTGGGTCTCTGCACACACCCTAGCCTTCCTCTccacttttctcctcttccctaccctcccccacctctgagTCAAAGAAGCTTCCTCAGTTGTCACCATGGAAACCAAGATAGTGAAACTTTGGATGGGACCCTCCATCTCCGGAGGCTGCTTGCTGCAGGGTATTGTCAAGGGTTGGGTGCCTCTGTATATGTTGGCCCATCACACTCCTCAGGGGAGGGCCTGCCCCAGCCCAGACTGGAAGAGGAGATCGATTCTCTGGCCCAGGAACTGGCGCTGAAGGAGAAGGAGGCGGGGCACTCAAGGCTGACCACACAGCCCTTGCTTGAGGCTTCGCAGAAGCTCCTGGAGCCTGGTAAggagtcccacccccaccccaaccccatgcACACTATCCCGATCCTGTTTCTTCAACCAAAGGCCAAGTCCTGCTGACTACATGTATATGCCTGACTTTAGCAGCTACCCTGGGATTCTCACAGTGGGGTCAACGACTGGAGCCCGGGCTCCCCTCTACTCATGGAACCTCTTCACCTATACCCCATACTTCCTTGAGTTCCCGGGCATCCTCTGGACCTGTGCAGATGTCCCCGCTGGAGCCCCAGGGAAGGCATGGGAATGGCCTCACCCTTGGTAGGTCCAGGTTGGCAACAAAGTATAGACATGTGATGGCCCTAGGGGAGGTAGATGGGGGACTCTCAGGCTCCTCCATATTGCCCCTTTCTCCCACAGTGCTGATCCTGGCTTTCTGCTTGGCAAGCTCAGCTGCCCTGGCTGTGGCAGCCCTCTGCTGGTGTAGGTGAGCTTCAGACTCCAGTTGGTGGGTAAGATCTGACCTTCAGGTCCATAACAACACTCTCAACCTCAAACTACTTCAGGCTTCAGCGAGAGATCCGCCTGACTCAGAAGGCTGACTATGCTGCCACAGCTAAGGGGCCCACTTCACCTTCAACACCACGAGTCTCGGTGCGTAGCTCTGCATCCACAGGCacgatttttgtttgtttgtttgtttgagacagggtttctctgtatagtcttggctgtcctggaactcactttgtagaccaggctggcctcgaactcagaaatcctcctgcctctgcctcccgagtgctgggattaaaggcgtgcgccaccaccgcccagcaggcACAGGCACGCTTTTATTCTGTGCACCCCAACATGTGCTTAAGATTTTGCCTCTTCCACAGCCTGGGGATCAGCGGCTGGCACACAGTGCTGAGATGTACCATTATCAGCACcagagacagcagatgctgtgccTAGAACGGTGAGCGTCCTGGTCTGAAGTGGCCACTTTTCTCCTGCACCTGTGCCCCACCCACACCTCACCTGGTCATCCTTCCCTACCTGCTCGAAACCTCTTACTCTCTGCCCCCGCACCCCAGCCTATGGCCCCTACCCAGGGCAACAATACATTGAGCACCTGCCTCTGGGCCCCTGTTCCTTGGAGAGGCACAGAGGACCCAGCTATTTTGCTCCCACCAGGCATAAGGAACCTCCAAAGGAACTGGAGTCAGCTTCCTCCGATGAGGAGAATGAAGATGGCGACTTCACTGTGTATGAGTGCCCAGGCCTGGCGCCAGTGAGTGCCCCAAGGGTGTGGAGGGGGGTTTCTGCTGGGGTTTCCTCTCATCTTGTCTCAGGCCTTGCTACCAGGAGCTTGACCCAGTATCTTCACAGACAGGGGAGATGGAGGTGCGCAACCCACTGTTTGACCATTCCACGCTGTCAGCACCAGTGCCTGGTCCCCATTCCTTGCCGCCGCTGCAGTGACTCCTAGGCCCACATGCCTGCAGCCCACAGCCCACCAGTGGGGACGAGCGAGTCCTGGTGTTCCCCATGGAAAAGAGCAGCATTGTGACCCCCCGCATGCTTTTGGCAGGAGGGAGGCGCCACCCCTGGGCTCCCTTGCCAGGGAGATTCTCCGCCTTATGTGGGAGATCTAGCATCTGCTTGCACATTCTCTGTCTGGTATGAACCCTCAAACTGGAGATCCAAGTCCAGGAACCCTAGAGCCCAGGCATGGGTAGAGAGTTCTGGAGACAAAAGCCAATTAAAGTTTTTTTCAAACCTGTGAGTGGCTTCTGGGTTCACTGATGGTGTGATCAGCCCACAGTCACCCACCTCCCTGGGAAGCCTTGGTGGATAGACATTCAGTGAGGGACTGGGACCTTCTCTTGCAATTCCAGAGAGAGGTGGTACCTCCGAAAGGGGCTTGAAGGCTGGAGGAA
It encodes the following:
- the Npdc1 gene encoding neural proliferation differentiation and control protein 1, yielding MATPVPPPSPRHLRLLRLLLSGLILGAALNGATARRPDATTCPGSLDCALKRRAKCPPGAHACGPCLQSFQEDQRGFCVPRKHLSSGEGLPQPRLEEEIDSLAQELALKEKEAGHSRLTTQPLLEASQKLLEPAATLGFSQWGQRLEPGLPSTHGTSSPIPHTSLSSRASSGPVQMSPLEPQGRHGNGLTLVLILAFCLASSAALAVAALCWCRLQREIRLTQKADYAATAKGPTSPSTPRVSPGDQRLAHSAEMYHYQHQRQQMLCLERHKEPPKELESASSDEENEDGDFTVYECPGLAPTGEMEVRNPLFDHSTLSAPVPGPHSLPPLQ
- the Entpd2 gene encoding ectonucleoside triphosphate diphosphohydrolase 2, translating into MAGKLVSLVPPLLLAAVGLAGLLLLCVPTQDVREPPALKYGIVLDAGSSHTSMFVYKWPADKENDTGIVGQHSSCDVRGGGISSYANDPSRAGQSLVECLEQALRDVPKDRYASTPLYLGATAGMRLLNLTSPEATAKVLEAVTQTLTRYPFDFRGARILSGQDEGVFGWVTANYLLENFIKYGWVGRWIRPRKGTLGAMDLGGASTQITFETTSPSEDPDNEVHLRLYGQHYRVYTHSFLCYGRDQVLQRLLASALQIHRFHPCWPKGYSTQVLLREVYQSPCTMGQRPQTFNSSATVSLSGTSNAALCRDLVSGLFNISSCPFSQCSFNGVFQPPVAGNFIAFSAFYYTVDFLKTVMGLPVGTLKQLEDATETTCNQTWAELQARVPGQQTRLPDYCAVAMFIHQLLSRGYRFDERSFSRVVFEKKAADTAVGWALGYMLNLTNLIPADLPGLRKGTHFSSWVALLLLFTVLILAALVLLLRQVRSAKSPGAL